In Pelodictyon luteolum DSM 273, the genomic stretch CCCGGGTCACGGACGACAAGGGAGCCTATGTTGACCAGACCATCACGATCACGATCAGCGGCACGAACGATGTGCCGGTGGTAACCAACGAAGCAGAAGCGCTTGCAGGAGAAGTCGTTGAAGCCGGTAACCTGGATGACGGAGAAGTAAGCGCCGGTACGGTAAGTGCTACAGGAACGCTGAGCTCGAGTGATGTTGATGCCAGTGCCACCGCCACCTGGAGCCTGCTGGGCACCCCGAGTACCACATACGGCACAATGGCCATCGACAGCGCCAGCGGCTTCTGGACCTACAGCCTGGACAACAGCCTTGAGGCAACGAAGGCACTGGATGAAGGCGAGAGTGCAACCCAGACCTACACCGCCCGGGTCACGGACGACAAGGGAGCCTATGTTGACCAGACCATCACGATCACGATCAGCGGCACGAACGATGTGCCGGTGGTAACCAACGAAGCAGAAGCGCTTGCAGGAGAAGTCGTTGAAGCCGGTAACCTGGATGACGGAGAAGTAAGCGCCGGTACGGTAAGTGCTACAGGAACGCTGAGCTCGAGTGATGTTGATGCCAGTGCCACCGCCACCTGGAGCCTGCTGGGCACCCCGAGTACCACATACGGCACAATGGCCATCGACAGCGCCAGCGGCTTCTGGACCTACAGCCTGGACAACAGCCTTGAGGCAACGAAGGCACTGGATGAAGGCGAGAGTGCAACCCAGACCTACACCGCCCGGGTCACGGACGACAAGGGAGCCTATGTTGACCAGACCATCACGATCACGATCAGCGGCACGAACGATGTGCCGGTGGTAACCAACGAAGCAGAAGCGCTTGCAGGAGAAGTCGTTGAAGCCGGTAACCTGGATGACGGAGAAGTAAGCGCCGGTACGGTAAGTGCTACAGGAACGCTGAGCTCGAGTGATGTTGATGCCAGTGCCACCGCCACCTGGAGCCTGCTGGGCACCCCGAGTACCACATACGGCACAATGGCCATCGACAGCGCCAGCGGCTTCTGGACCTACAGCCTGGACAACAGCCTTGAGGCAACGAAGGCACTGGATGAAGGCGAGAGTGCAACCCAGACCTACACCGCCCGGGTCACGGACGACAAGGGAGCCTATGTTGACCAGACCATCACGATCACGATCAGCGGCACGAACGATGTGCCGGTGGTAACCAACGAAGCAGAAGCGCTTGCAGGAGAAGTCGTTGAAGCCGGTAACCTGGATGACGGAGAAGTAAGCGCCGGTACGGTAAGTGCTACAGGAACGCTGAGCTCGAGTGATGTTGATGCCAGTGCCACCGCCACCTGGAGCCTGCTGGGCACCCCGAGTACCACATACGGCACAATGGCCATCGACAGCGCCAGCGGCTTCTGGACCTACAGCCTGGACAACAGCCTTGAGGCAACGAAGGCACTGGATGAAGGCGAGAGTGCAACCCAGACCTACACCGCCCGGGTCACGGACGACAAGGGAGCCTATGTTGACCAGACCATCACGATCACGATCAGCGGCACGAACGATGTGCCGGTGGTAACCAACGAAGCAGAAGCGCTTGCAGGAGAAGTCGTTGAAGCCGGTAACCTGGATGACGGAGAAGTAAGCGCCGGTACGGTAAGTGCTACAGGAACGCTGAGCTCGAGTGATGTTGATGCCAGTGCCACCGCCACCTGGAGCCTGCTGGGCACCCCGAGTACCACATACGGCACAATGGCCATCGACAGCGCCAGCGGCTTCTGGACCTACAGCCTGGACAACAGCCTTGAGGCAACGAAGGCACTGGATGAAGGCGAGAGTGCAACCCAGACCTACACCGCCCGGGTCACGGACGACAAGGGAGCCTATGTTGACCAGACCATCACGATCACGATCAGCGGCACGAACGATGTGCCGGTGGTAACCAACGAAGCAGAAGCGCTTGCAGGAGAAGTCGTTGAAGCCGGTAACCTGGATGACGGAGAAGTAAGCGCCGGTACGGTAAGTGCTACAGGAACGCTGAGCTCGAGTGATGTTGATGCCAGTGCCACCGCCACCTGGAGCCTGCTGGGCACCCCGAGTACCACATACGGCACAATGGCCATCGACAGCGCCAGCGGCTTCTGGACCTACAGCCTGGACAACAGCCTTGAGGCAACGAAGGCACTGGATGAAGGCGAGAGTGCAACCCAGACCTACACCGCCCGGGTCACGGACGACAAGGGAGCCTATGTTGACCAGACCATCACGATCACGATCAGCGGCACGAACGATGTGCCGGTGGTAACCAACGAAGCAGAAGCGCTTGCAGGAGAAGTCGTTGAAGCCGGTAACCTGGATGACGGAGAAGTAAGCGCCGGTACGGTAAGTGCTACAGGAACGCTGAGCTCGAGTGATGTTGATGCCAGTGCCACCGCCACCTGGAGCCTGCTGGGCACCCCGAGTACCACATACGGCACAATGGCCATCGACAGCGCCAGCGGCTTCTGGACCTACAGCCTGGACAACAGCCTTGAGGCAACGAAGGCACTGGATGAAGGCGAGAGTGCAACCCAGACCTACACCGCCCGGGTCACGGACGACAAGGGAGCCTATGTTGACCAGACCATCACGATCACGATCAGCGGCACACTGGATAGGTATACGCCGACAACCCATGTGACATTCTGGAAGGATAATACCGCTGATGACGGTTATAACCCTCTCGCACTTGAGGGCGTCACGACCGGTTATGTGCCTGATGTCACTTCCAGTACTGAGGACACTATCGAGTTCAGGGACATGTCCGTTGCACTCAATGACGCTGGCGCCTATAGGGACTATACCATGGATGTGTGGAAGGCAAACAAGGTTGAGGATGTCAACACGTTTACGCTGAAATTCGATCTCCCCACAGGTACGACCTATGAATGGGACGCAGCGGATGTGTTTACTACTGGATGGAACATCTCTGAATACCAGAATGATCAGACGGTAACCATCGTCGGGTATTCATTGACTGAAACAATCGACGACGCTGCTGTTCAGTTGGGCACGCTGACATTCAGTGGCAACCTCAACACCGATACCCTCAACCTTACAGGCGGGGTGCTCACTGCGGTTAATCTAACCGACTTTAGTGAAGACAGTACAGCAACAGGCACGATTGTGCTGGATCCTGTGATGACGGATACTGATGCCACTGGTGCAGACGCGTTGGAAGCAGCAATTGACCAGGGTGGGTACAGCTTGTTGTCCTCTGCGAGTATCGCAATTGCAGATGGTACGGTATCGAACATCGACATGGTGATTGCGGCGATGATTGTGGCTGCCGATGACAGTGCTGAAGACTCAAATCTTATTGGCAACTACACTCTCGCGCAGTTGTATGCGGCAGATGTTGACCACAGCGGTACGGTTGATGCAACAGATGTTGCATTGATCGGGCAGATGTCTGCTGGCGTGACGGAGGCTCCGGCCAATGAGTGGATTTTCGTGGCGGCTGATGTTGCTGATGATGCCGCTACGGGTACAAGCGTTGACTGGACTAAAACCCTTACCGAGATTGATCTGCAGAGTAATGCAACGGTCGAGCTGGTCGGTATCGTCAAGGGTGATGTGAACGGCAGCTGGGTAGGTTAACTGTGGCGGTATGACTGCTGGTAGCTGTTGAGCTGCTACAAGGTAAAGGACGGTAAAGGACCCTGCACATGGTTTATGGACCGTGTGCAGGAGCCTGGTTGGTAGAGCAGGTTATGCCCGCATGGGCCTATAAATGCTAGTGATTAAGGAGATGCAATGAAAAAACAAGTGGAAATGTGTCTTGGAGACCAAATCCGCAGTGAGCGGTATCGGAAAAATCTTTCGCAGTTAAGCCTCTCGCAACAATGCGGTCTGCATAGGTCCTATATCGGGTTGATTGAAAGAGGTGAAAAAAACATCACTGTTATCAACTGTATGAAAGTCGCGAATGCGTTGGGGATTTCATTATCTGAACTGATTGCAAGGGTGGAATCGTCACTGATTTCACGGGACTGTTTAGCCGAAGTGTCATGATGATGACCGTTTTTGTGTGTAAGAGTTGCGGGATCAGTCTTGCCCGGAAGCCGTATAGGGGAGTGGATTTCATATGAGAACCGCATTCATTGGTTCAGGCATGATGGATTATGCTTGGATAGATGCGTTCGGATTTTCGCGCTCCTTTGCACGTCTCGGTCAAAGGACTCTTTTGGTATGGCTTGTTGATGAGGAACCACCGTTGCAGTATGCAGTGCATGATGGTGGAGATGGGTTGGGGAAAAAGGGATTTCCCTTTGGGCTGCAGTCGGATGAGGATGTGCAGGACGCCATCAGGCCCTGCACAGAACCGAATCTTGATGTTATGTGGTTCAGGAAGAGACCAGCCCAGCTTGATATGGCGCTTTCCTGCATGCATGATATGTCCTCATTCCTGAGTGATAAACTCAACGCTGTGTCTGATGGGTATGTGCATGTGATTCTAGCGGGCTATGAAGAACAATACAGGCATTTGAGCATAAGCATGCTTATGGCTGCTGACTCACTGGTCCTGTCCGTTGATGTAGCACAGTATTCGCTTGATGACATCGTCCGATTGCTCGTGAATATCGGCACGGTTAGCTACCAGTCGAAACAAAGACTCAGTGTTGAGGCAGTGTGCCTCCGCGGCTACGATGCAAGACTGCAGAGCAGTCAGCTGGTGCGCAATGAATTGATGATGATTTTCAATGCCAAAGTGCTTGACAGTGCATTGCCCTCTATGCGTCATTCCTCACCACCGTCTTCGGTATGGGTCACGAACGGTAATGAGCTCGCGTATCAACGACTGGCCAATGAGATTTCACCCCGGATGAGTCGAACTGCATCTGCAATAAAACGAAGACAGCGGGCGTAAGCTGTTGTTCATGGAAAAGGACGAGAAAAGTGGGAAGAAAACTATGCTGTTTCAATGATAAAACTGACTGAACAAGATGTGATGAAGGAGCTGAAGGCGGCGCTGACGCCGTATGTGTTGCGTTCCTTCCTCATCAGTATCGTTACCAGTCTCCTGGTGCTGACCCCGAGCCTCTATATGCTTGAAGTGTACGGGCGGGTTCTCAACAGCCGGAGCTATATGACGCTTTTGATGCTGACGGTGCTGGTCATCGGGTTGTATATGTTGCTGGAGGTACTCGAATGGGTCCGGTCTGTCCATATGCAGGAGGGGGCAGCCGAACTTGATGTTTCGCTTCGAAAACGGGTGTTTTCCGCTGTGTTCGATGCAAGGTTGCGAAGAACTCCCGCTGGCTCGATACAGGCATTCAATGACGTAAAGATCATCCGCGATATTCTCCCCTCTGTTGCATTTCTCTCACTCCTTGACGCCCCCCTCGCACTCATTACACTTGTGCTGCTCTTTATCATCAATCCGCTTATCGGCTGGTTTGCTGTTGGCGGTTTTATTCTGCAGCTCCTTATCGCCGTTCTCAATGAGCAGAGTACTCACGAAGATTTGAGTGAGGCCTCGCGCAATGCAATGGCATCGCGTCAGTATGCTGACGGAGCCGTCAGAAACGCGCAGGTCATTGAGTCCATGGCCATGTTTCAGGGTATCCATGACCGCTGGCATTCGATCCATCAGGATTTTTTGCGCCAGCAGGCAGTTGCTTCCGATCATGCCTCTTCATACAGCGTGCTTTCAAAGATGGTGCAGATGGTGGTGGGCGCACTGCTTCTCGGGGTCGGCGGCTGGCTGGCCATTCACGGCTATATCAGCGGCGGGCTTGTGATTGTGGGCTCGATACTCGGCACGCGCGTCCTTGCTCCTCTGGTACAGCTTATTTCCGGCTGGCGCTCTCTGGAGGCCGGCAATACTTCGTTGCATCGTCTTGCATCCCTGCTTGCGGAATTTCCTGAAAGGGTTCCTTCGATGCCTCTTCCGGCACCCGGAGGGCGGCTTAGCGTCGATGGCCTTGTTGCTGCGCCTCCGGGATGGAGTGTTCCGTTGATCAAGGGGATCAGCTTTCTGGTTCCTGAGGGCGGATCCCTTGCCATCGTCGGCCCGACAGCTGTCGGCAAGAGTACACTCTTGCGGATACTTGTCGGGGTACAGTCTTTTCTGCAGGGGAGCGTCAGGCTAGACGGTGTTGATCTTCATGCATGGAACAAAGATGAACTCGGGCCGTATGTCGGCTACCTGCCGCAGGAAGTCGAACTGTTTGAGGGAACACTCGGCGAAAACATCGCACGCTTTGGCGATATGGATCGGGAAAAGCTGTCGGAAGCCTGCCGCAGGGTTGGGCTTGTTTCGATGATCGAAGAACTGCCGGATGGGTTCGATACCCAGATCGGGCCTGACGGGCTGTTTCTTTCCGGTGGGGTCCGTCAGCGGGTCGGCCTTGCCAGAGCAATCTATGGTTCCCCCCGGTTCGTTGTGCTTGACGAGCCGGATTCCAGCCTTGATGGCGCAGGAGATATGTTTCTTGCAAAGCTCATTGCACAACTGAGTATGGAGGAGGTGACGCTTGTTGTCGTCTCTCAAAGGAAAAGCATCATTGACCAGATGGACCGGGTGATGATCATGGATCGCGGCATGGTAAAGATGATTTCGCCGCACGCTGATGCAGAGGCGGTTCCGGGAACGGGTGTACCCGGTCCCGGGCAGGTAGATAAGGGGGTAACATCATGAAGTGGACCGATATTGAACAATTTCGTGTCGGCAAGGTTCTCCTGATGCTGAAGAAGGAGTTTCTCTGGGTCGGGGTATTCAGTCTTGTTGCCAATGTCCTGATGTTGACTCCGACGCTCTACATGCTGCAGATCTACGACAGGGTGATGAAAAGCGGGAGTGAACTGACGCTTTTCGTCCTGACCGGTATCGTTCTTTTCCTTTTTGCGGTTATGGGTATTGCCGAGTGGCTTCGTTCACGACTGCTGGTGCGCATCGGAGTCCGGCTTGATGAAGAACTCAACTCACTGTTGTTCCATGCGGGCTTTTCGGCGTTTCTGCGCAACGAGTCCCATAATACAGTGCAGATGTTCAATGATTTGACCAACATCCGGCAGTTTCTCACCGGGGTTGGCGTAATCGCTTTCTTTGACATGCCATGGACACCGGTCTATATCCTGGTCATGTTCATGCTTCACCCCGTTCTCGGACTCATCGGGCTCGTCTTTGCCGCGGTACAGGTCATGAGTGCATGGAAGAAGCGTTCGGCGCTTGCCGAGCGGATAGAAGGCGCTTCAGACGCGCATGTCAATGCAACCGGGTATGTCCAGGGTAAACTGGGTAATATCGATGCAGTCTACGCAATGGGTATGCTTGAACCGCTTCGGGAGCGTTGGCTTGTACGCCATGAAGCATCCGTGCTTGCGGCGGAGGAGTTCCAGAAACTGCAGCAGCGGGAGCAGTCGTATGCCAAATTCACCCGTTATCTCATGCAGTCCTTTACCCTGGCGGCCGGTGCTGTTCTCGTGCTTCGCGGTGAGGCGAGTTCCGGCGTCATGATTGCCGGCAATGTGTTGATGGCCAGGGCCCTTGCGCCGCTTGACATGATGGTGTCGACGGCCAAACAGTATGCCCAGGCATTTGACGGATTTCGCCGCATCGAGACCCTTCTCGACGGATTTGCAGTCCCGGAGCAGACATTGCAGTCCCAGGACTTGAGAGGTGTGGTCCGTATTGACGGACTTGTGGCAACAGCCCGTCAGGGAACTGTACCGATCCTTAATGCAATCACCGCGGAATTCCGGCCCGGAGAAATTGTGGCGATTCTCGGCCCGAGCGGATCGGGAAAGTCCACCCTTGCCCGATGCTGCATCGGGGTCTGGCCGGAATCTAACGGCAATGTGCTTATCGACGGGATTCCTGTCGGAGAGTGGGACCGGTCGATTCTCGGTCCACATATCGGGTACCTCCCGCAGGATGTAGAGCTCTTCGAAGGGAGCGTTGCTGAAAATATTGCACGCTTCGGAGAAGTGGATCCGGAAAAGGTCGTTGCGGCAGCGACAAAGGCCGGTATTCATGACATGGTCCTTTCATTTTCCAAAGGCTATGATACCGCAATCAGTTTCGGCGGAAAGGAGCTATCAGGGGGCCAGCGCCAACGCCTTGCCTTCGCCCGAGCCCTCTATGACAACGCATCGATTCTGGTGCTTGATGAACCTGACGCAAATCTCGATGAAGCGGGTGAAGGAAGCCTCAAGCGTGCGCTCAGAAAGGCTGCCGACGAGGGCAGGACAGTCTGTGTCATAACCCATCGTCCAGGCGTGGTCGCTCTGGCTGACCGTGTCATGGTAATGAGCGCTGGGCGGATATTGCATGATGGCAGCCGCGATGATGTGTCTCGGGAATTGATGAAGAGTAAATCGAAATAAACGCAGGAGAGTTCACCCTCATGAAGAACAAAGAGAATATTCGGCCGGTGACCGGCGAAGACATAACGGAACGGAAACGGAAAGCGTTCGAGCGCTTCAAGTATAGCGGCAATGTCATCCGCCTTGGAGTGATTGTCCTTCTGATAGGATTCGGCGGGTTCCTGCTCTGGTCGGCACTTGCTCCGCTTGATGAGGGCGTGCCGTGCAACGGTTCGGTTACCGTATCGACGAAAAGCAAGGTGGTAGAGCATCTCCACGGTGGTATCGTACAGGCGGTCCATGTCCATGAAGGAGAAATGGTGGATGAGGGTGCGCTGCTGCTTACCCTTACCGATGAAGACGCGCTTGCCCGGTATCGTGAGGTGTATGAACGCTATCTTGTTCTTCGGGCCACAGAGGGCCGGCTTGATGCTGAAGAGCGGGGTGCCGGGCGGATTATATTCCACAGGGATGTCGTCGGTTCACCCGACGTGCAGCTTGCGGCATCCATCATGGAGAACCAGCGGGCATTGTTTGCTGCCCGAGTTGATGTGGTTCATGCATTGCGTCAGCGTCTGATTGGTGTCAAGGCTATGGTGGCTGACGGGTATATGACCATGTACCAGCAGCTGGAACTTGAAGAACGGCTTGCCGACCTGGACTCCCAGCGTGCCTCGGAGCGGGCGGATATCCAGATGCAGGTGGATGCTTTCGCAAAAAAGACTCTGGCGATGCGAGATGAGCTGAAGCGCAGAGAGCTTCGCTCACCGGCTTCCGGTCAGGTGGTCGGCCTGAAGGTGCAGACGGTCGGCGCCGTCATTACTCCGGGGGAGACGGTTATGGAGATTGTACCGCTCGATGAATCCCTGATGCTCGAGGTCCATGTTGATCCACAGCTTATTGACCGCATCTCGACAGGTCTTCCTGCCGATGTGCGTTTTTACAGCTTTGCCCATTCTCCAATGATGATGGTTGATGGCGTTGTGGAGTCGGTTTCTCACGATCTGCTGTTCGATCAGTCACGCGATCCGCGTATGCCTGGAGCCTCATACTACCTAGCCCGCATTTCTCTTACCCGCGAAGGGATGCAGTCGCTGGGAACCCATCGTCTTCAGGCAGGAATGCCGGTTCAGGTGGTCATCAAAACGGGTGAACGCTCGCTTCTTACCTATCTGCTGCATCCACTGATGCAGCGGATGTCGGCATCGCTTAAGGAGGAGTGAGAT encodes the following:
- a CDS encoding HlyD family efflux transporter periplasmic adaptor subunit; translation: MKNKENIRPVTGEDITERKRKAFERFKYSGNVIRLGVIVLLIGFGGFLLWSALAPLDEGVPCNGSVTVSTKSKVVEHLHGGIVQAVHVHEGEMVDEGALLLTLTDEDALARYREVYERYLVLRATEGRLDAEERGAGRIIFHRDVVGSPDVQLAASIMENQRALFAARVDVVHALRQRLIGVKAMVADGYMTMYQQLELEERLADLDSQRASERADIQMQVDAFAKKTLAMRDELKRRELRSPASGQVVGLKVQTVGAVITPGETVMEIVPLDESLMLEVHVDPQLIDRISTGLPADVRFYSFAHSPMMMVDGVVESVSHDLLFDQSRDPRMPGASYYLARISLTREGMQSLGTHRLQAGMPVQVVIKTGERSLLTYLLHPLMQRMSASLKEE
- a CDS encoding helix-turn-helix domain-containing protein, which produces MCLGDQIRSERYRKNLSQLSLSQQCGLHRSYIGLIERGEKNITVINCMKVANALGISLSELIARVESSLISRDCLAEVS
- a CDS encoding type I secretion system permease/ATPase, with the translated sequence MKWTDIEQFRVGKVLLMLKKEFLWVGVFSLVANVLMLTPTLYMLQIYDRVMKSGSELTLFVLTGIVLFLFAVMGIAEWLRSRLLVRIGVRLDEELNSLLFHAGFSAFLRNESHNTVQMFNDLTNIRQFLTGVGVIAFFDMPWTPVYILVMFMLHPVLGLIGLVFAAVQVMSAWKKRSALAERIEGASDAHVNATGYVQGKLGNIDAVYAMGMLEPLRERWLVRHEASVLAAEEFQKLQQREQSYAKFTRYLMQSFTLAAGAVLVLRGEASSGVMIAGNVLMARALAPLDMMVSTAKQYAQAFDGFRRIETLLDGFAVPEQTLQSQDLRGVVRIDGLVATARQGTVPILNAITAEFRPGEIVAILGPSGSGKSTLARCCIGVWPESNGNVLIDGIPVGEWDRSILGPHIGYLPQDVELFEGSVAENIARFGEVDPEKVVAAATKAGIHDMVLSFSKGYDTAISFGGKELSGGQRQRLAFARALYDNASILVLDEPDANLDEAGEGSLKRALRKAADEGRTVCVITHRPGVVALADRVMVMSAGRILHDGSRDDVSRELMKSKSK
- a CDS encoding type I secretion system permease/ATPase, whose amino-acid sequence is MIKLTEQDVMKELKAALTPYVLRSFLISIVTSLLVLTPSLYMLEVYGRVLNSRSYMTLLMLTVLVIGLYMLLEVLEWVRSVHMQEGAAELDVSLRKRVFSAVFDARLRRTPAGSIQAFNDVKIIRDILPSVAFLSLLDAPLALITLVLLFIINPLIGWFAVGGFILQLLIAVLNEQSTHEDLSEASRNAMASRQYADGAVRNAQVIESMAMFQGIHDRWHSIHQDFLRQQAVASDHASSYSVLSKMVQMVVGALLLGVGGWLAIHGYISGGLVIVGSILGTRVLAPLVQLISGWRSLEAGNTSLHRLASLLAEFPERVPSMPLPAPGGRLSVDGLVAAPPGWSVPLIKGISFLVPEGGSLAIVGPTAVGKSTLLRILVGVQSFLQGSVRLDGVDLHAWNKDELGPYVGYLPQEVELFEGTLGENIARFGDMDREKLSEACRRVGLVSMIEELPDGFDTQIGPDGLFLSGGVRQRVGLARAIYGSPRFVVLDEPDSSLDGAGDMFLAKLIAQLSMEEVTLVVVSQRKSIIDQMDRVMIMDRGMVKMISPHADAEAVPGTGVPGPGQVDKGVTS
- a CDS encoding ParA family protein, translated to MRTAFIGSGMMDYAWIDAFGFSRSFARLGQRTLLVWLVDEEPPLQYAVHDGGDGLGKKGFPFGLQSDEDVQDAIRPCTEPNLDVMWFRKRPAQLDMALSCMHDMSSFLSDKLNAVSDGYVHVILAGYEEQYRHLSISMLMAADSLVLSVDVAQYSLDDIVRLLVNIGTVSYQSKQRLSVEAVCLRGYDARLQSSQLVRNELMMIFNAKVLDSALPSMRHSSPPSSVWVTNGNELAYQRLANEISPRMSRTASAIKRRQRA